The following proteins come from a genomic window of Nocardiopsis sp. YSL2:
- a CDS encoding FAD-binding oxidoreductase: MAHDDTNTPRRTVGAPEMSWFGWGDPARARSLDPGLRDLIAQVLRARPQDMPPVPEGEVRLPAPRLDPRVRARLAAVTGEAHLADDDATRLRHCGGKSTPDLLLRRAGSADPAPDAVLYPADHDEVLRLLEVCSDEGVAVVPFGGGTSVVGGLTPLRGGFDAVVALDLRRLDRLVSFDPVSMTAVLGAGVRTPRAEAVLAEHGCTLGHMPQSYEYATIGGYAATRSSGQASSGYGRFEDMVVSLRAATPRGTLAAGGPPASAAGPDLRHLLLGSEGTLGVITEVGVRVRRRPETVLDEAWSFPDFPTGATALRALAQSDTRPTMARVLDESETFVGAALAGREATPGCQAVVGFEGTEAEVAARAAAVGAVLAAAGGTRLGPEPVAHWRENRFSAPYLRDTLLSAGILAETLETAASWTDLLPLHAAVSDALTSALEGDEGGAVVMCHVSHTYSTGASLYFTVATAAGAAPLDRWERAKRAASDAIVAHGGTITHHHAVGTDHRPWMAEEIGALGADVLRAAKSALDPRGVLNPGKLIPGPQE, encoded by the coding sequence AACACCCCCCGCCGCACGGTCGGCGCCCCGGAGATGAGCTGGTTCGGCTGGGGCGACCCCGCCCGGGCACGCTCCCTGGACCCGGGCCTGCGCGACCTCATCGCCCAGGTCCTGCGCGCCCGCCCCCAGGACATGCCACCGGTCCCCGAGGGCGAGGTCCGCCTGCCCGCGCCACGCCTGGACCCGCGTGTGCGCGCCCGGCTGGCCGCGGTGACGGGCGAGGCCCACCTGGCCGACGACGACGCCACCCGCCTGCGCCACTGCGGCGGCAAGAGCACCCCCGACCTCCTGCTGCGCCGCGCCGGGTCGGCGGACCCCGCTCCGGACGCGGTGCTCTACCCGGCCGACCACGACGAGGTCCTGCGCCTGCTGGAGGTGTGCTCGGACGAGGGGGTGGCCGTGGTCCCCTTCGGCGGCGGCACCAGCGTGGTGGGCGGGCTGACCCCGCTGCGCGGCGGCTTCGACGCCGTGGTCGCCCTGGACCTGCGGCGCCTGGACCGGCTGGTCTCCTTCGACCCCGTCTCGATGACCGCCGTCCTGGGCGCGGGTGTGCGCACCCCGCGCGCCGAGGCCGTACTGGCCGAGCACGGCTGCACCCTCGGGCACATGCCGCAGAGCTACGAGTACGCGACCATCGGCGGGTACGCCGCCACCCGGTCCAGCGGCCAGGCCTCCTCCGGGTACGGCCGCTTCGAGGACATGGTGGTGTCCCTGCGCGCGGCGACTCCGCGCGGCACCCTGGCCGCGGGCGGTCCTCCGGCGTCGGCCGCCGGCCCGGACCTGCGGCACCTGCTGCTGGGCTCGGAGGGCACCCTGGGCGTCATCACCGAAGTGGGCGTGCGCGTGCGGCGCAGGCCGGAGACGGTCCTGGACGAGGCCTGGTCCTTCCCCGACTTCCCCACCGGGGCCACCGCCCTGCGCGCCCTGGCGCAGTCGGACACCCGCCCCACCATGGCGCGGGTGCTGGACGAGTCGGAGACCTTCGTGGGAGCCGCCCTGGCCGGCCGCGAGGCCACACCCGGCTGCCAGGCCGTCGTCGGCTTCGAGGGCACGGAGGCGGAGGTGGCCGCGCGCGCCGCGGCCGTCGGCGCCGTCCTGGCGGCCGCGGGCGGCACCCGGCTCGGTCCGGAGCCGGTGGCGCACTGGCGGGAGAACCGCTTCTCCGCCCCGTACCTGCGCGACACCCTGCTCTCGGCGGGCATCCTCGCCGAGACCCTGGAGACCGCGGCGAGCTGGACCGACCTGCTGCCGCTCCACGCGGCCGTGTCCGACGCGCTCACCTCCGCGCTGGAGGGCGACGAGGGAGGAGCCGTGGTCATGTGCCACGTGTCGCACACCTACTCCACCGGCGCCTCGCTGTACTTCACGGTGGCGACCGCGGCGGGCGCGGCGCCCCTGGACCGCTGGGAGCGGGCCAAGCGCGCCGCCTCGGACGCGATCGTCGCCCACGGCGGGACGATCACCCACCACCACGCCGTGGGGACCGACCACCGGCCGTGGATGGCCGAGGAGATCGGTGCGCTGGGCGCCGACGTCCTGCGCGCCGCCAAGAGCGCGCTCGACCCGCGCGGCGTCCTGAACCCGGGCAAGCTCATCCCCGGCCCCCAGGAGTGA